The Sphingosinicella humi genome has a window encoding:
- a CDS encoding biotin--[acetyl-CoA-carboxylase] ligase gives MTTGGSVADIRTVSETRSTNDDVAALAREGAAEGLWLRAERQTGGRGRQGRAWQSPEGNLYVSTLVRVRAGDPPAPTLALVAAVALHEVVAALTRHPGESRGPSTPTPEFLGPGFRRDDVVQIKWPNDLLVGGTKLSGILLERAGDAVVIGFGVNLAHHPQDLDRPAISLAALTGTAPDSATFLEMLAESFARWLQRWRFEGIGPIRSRWLSAAHPIGTALSTSEGDGLFDGLDETGALRLRLADGSVRVVRAGDVFLI, from the coding sequence ATGACGACAGGAGGAAGCGTGGCTGACATCCGCACCGTCTCCGAAACCCGATCGACCAACGACGACGTGGCTGCGCTTGCTCGGGAAGGCGCGGCCGAAGGCCTGTGGCTCCGCGCCGAGCGCCAGACCGGCGGCCGCGGCCGGCAGGGGAGGGCGTGGCAATCGCCCGAAGGCAATCTCTACGTGAGCACCTTGGTGCGAGTGCGGGCGGGCGATCCTCCGGCGCCCACTCTCGCCCTAGTCGCCGCGGTTGCCTTACACGAGGTCGTTGCGGCCCTCACGCGTCACCCCGGCGAAAGCCGGGGCCCAAGCACACCGACGCCTGAGTTCTTGGGTCCCGGCTTCCGCCGGGATGACGTCGTGCAGATCAAGTGGCCCAACGACCTCCTCGTGGGGGGTACCAAATTGTCGGGCATTCTCCTCGAGCGCGCCGGCGACGCGGTGGTGATCGGCTTCGGCGTCAATCTTGCGCATCATCCCCAAGACCTCGACCGCCCCGCCATCAGCCTTGCCGCCTTGACCGGGACTGCCCCCGATTCCGCCACCTTCCTCGAAATGCTCGCCGAAAGCTTCGCCCGCTGGCTTCAGCGCTGGCGCTTCGAAGGCATAGGCCCCATCCGCAGCCGCTGGTTGTCCGCTGCGCATCCAATCGGCACCGCGCTCTCGACGTCCGAAGGGGACGGGTTGTTCGACGGGTTGGATGAAACCGGCGCTCTGCGTCTGAGGCTCGCGGACGGGTCCGTACGGGTCGTTCGGGCCGGCGATGTTTTCCTGATCTAA
- the nuoG gene encoding NADH-quinone oxidoreductase subunit NuoG encodes MPKVKVDGVEIEVPQGATVLQACELAGKEIPRFCYHERLSIAGNCRMCLVEVKPGPPKPQASCALPASEGQEIFTMTPGVKKAREGVMEFLLINHPLDCPICDQGGECDLQDQAMAYGRGHSRFQENKRAVTEKYMGPVVKTIMTRCIQCTRCVRFAQEVAGVEEIGIIGRGENEEITSYLEGTLTSELSGNVVDLCPVGALVSKPYSFEARPWELRKIPAIDVMDAVGTNIRLDARMREVMRALPRINEDVNEEWAHDKTRHAVDGLLRNRLDRPWVRKGGKLQPATWEEAFAVIAKQMKGAKGDQVAAIAGDLQDLESVYATQALLGAYGSNLHECRQDGALYDVSSPTAYRLNSTIAGLEEARAILLVGTNPRWEAPLVNTRIRKAIKRGAKVFAIGPEVDLTYPVTWLGNDLSLLAKLPKEISEGFKGAANPAVIVGMGALVHEGAYEGARAAAASLGATFNLLHTAASRVGALDLNFVTNGGVSAIRERAGALKALFLLGVDEMDLSAFADTFTVYIGSHGDAGVKVADVILPAATYSEKHGTYVNTEGRVQLSEPAVNPPGEAREDWTILRALSDVLGKTLPFDNLRQLRAAIGATRPHLTVSGLTAFDPLPAPGKAPKLSGEIVYPIADFYLTNPIARSSPTLQRCSAEILHGVQYEEAAE; translated from the coding sequence ATGCCTAAGGTCAAAGTAGACGGCGTCGAGATAGAGGTTCCGCAGGGCGCGACCGTGCTGCAGGCTTGCGAGCTTGCCGGCAAGGAAATTCCACGCTTTTGCTATCATGAGCGGCTGTCGATCGCCGGCAACTGCCGCATGTGCCTCGTCGAGGTGAAGCCGGGCCCGCCCAAGCCGCAGGCGTCCTGCGCGCTGCCCGCCAGCGAGGGCCAGGAAATCTTCACCATGACTCCGGGCGTCAAGAAGGCGCGCGAGGGGGTGATGGAGTTCCTGCTCATCAACCACCCGCTCGATTGCCCGATCTGCGACCAGGGCGGCGAGTGCGACCTCCAGGACCAGGCCATGGCCTATGGCCGCGGCCATTCGCGCTTCCAGGAGAATAAGCGCGCGGTCACCGAGAAATATATGGGCCCCGTGGTCAAGACGATCATGACGCGGTGCATTCAGTGCACGCGCTGTGTGCGGTTCGCCCAGGAAGTCGCCGGGGTCGAGGAGATCGGGATCATCGGGCGCGGCGAGAATGAGGAGATCACCTCCTATCTCGAAGGCACCCTCACCAGCGAGCTTTCGGGCAACGTCGTCGATCTCTGCCCGGTCGGCGCGCTCGTCTCCAAGCCGTACAGCTTCGAGGCGCGGCCCTGGGAGCTGCGCAAGATCCCGGCCATCGACGTGATGGACGCGGTCGGCACCAACATCCGCCTCGACGCCCGCATGCGCGAGGTGATGCGCGCGCTGCCGCGGATCAACGAGGACGTCAACGAGGAGTGGGCGCACGACAAGACCCGCCACGCCGTCGACGGTCTCTTGCGCAACCGGCTCGACCGGCCGTGGGTGCGCAAGGGCGGCAAGCTCCAGCCCGCGACCTGGGAAGAGGCGTTCGCCGTCATCGCCAAGCAGATGAAGGGCGCGAAGGGCGACCAGGTCGCCGCCATCGCCGGCGATCTCCAGGATCTCGAAAGCGTCTACGCGACGCAGGCGCTGCTCGGCGCCTATGGCTCCAACCTGCACGAATGCCGTCAGGACGGCGCCCTCTACGACGTGTCGAGCCCTACCGCCTATCGGCTCAACTCCACCATCGCCGGACTGGAGGAGGCGAGGGCGATCCTCCTCGTCGGCACCAATCCGCGCTGGGAAGCGCCCCTGGTCAACACGCGCATCCGCAAGGCGATCAAGCGCGGCGCCAAGGTCTTTGCCATCGGGCCGGAGGTGGACCTCACCTATCCGGTGACTTGGCTGGGCAACGACCTGTCGCTCCTCGCCAAGCTGCCCAAGGAAATCTCGGAAGGCTTCAAGGGCGCGGCCAATCCGGCGGTCATCGTCGGCATGGGGGCCCTGGTGCATGAAGGCGCTTATGAAGGGGCGCGCGCCGCTGCGGCTTCGCTGGGCGCCACCTTCAACCTGCTCCACACCGCCGCTTCCCGCGTCGGTGCGCTCGACCTCAATTTCGTCACCAATGGCGGCGTCAGCGCCATTCGCGAGCGGGCAGGGGCGCTGAAGGCGCTGTTCCTGCTGGGCGTGGACGAGATGGACCTTTCCGCCTTCGCGGATACCTTCACCGTCTATATCGGCAGCCATGGCGATGCCGGCGTCAAGGTGGCCGACGTCATTCTCCCGGCCGCGACCTATTCCGAAAAGCACGGCACTTACGTGAACACGGAAGGGCGGGTGCAGCTCTCCGAGCCGGCGGTGAACCCGCCGGGCGAGGCCCGTGAGGATTGGACGATCCTTCGCGCGCTGTCCGACGTCCTCGGCAAGACGCTGCCGTTCGACAACCTCCGGCAGCTTCGTGCCGCCATCGGCGCCACAAGGCCGCATCTGACGGTGTCCGGGCTGACCGCGTTCGATCCGCTGCCCGCGCCGGGGAAGGCGCCGAAGCTGTCGGGCGAGATCGTCTATCCGATTGCGGACTTCTACCTCACCAACCCGATCGCCCGCTCCTCGCCCACGCTCCAGCGTTGCTCGGCCGAGATCCTCCACGGCGTGCAGTATGAAGAGGCGGCGGAGTGA
- the nuoF gene encoding NADH-quinone oxidoreductase subunit NuoF, translated as MGMTVAPLADKDRIFTNVYGFQPWNLKAAQKRGDWDDTKTLMAIGQDEIIEAVKASGLRGRGGAGFPTGMKWSFMPKEPSEGRPNFLVINADESEPGSCKDREIIRHDPHKLIEGALIAGYAMRARAAYIYIRGEFIREAETLFAAVQEAYDYGLLGKNAAKSGYDFDVFVHRGAGAYICGEETALLESLEGKPGKPRLKPPFPAGAGLYGCPTTVNNVESIAVVPTILRRGATWFASFGREKNEGTKLFQISGHVNKPCVVEECMGIPFRELIDRHAGGIRGGWDNLLAVIPGGSSVPLVPAHEIMDAPMDFDGLRDLKSGLGTAAVIVMDKSTDIVRAISRISYFYKHESCGQCTPCREGTGWMWRVMERLREGNAEIGEIDTLLDVTKQVEGHTICALGDAAAWPIQGLIRHFRPEIERRINEKNGASMMEAAE; from the coding sequence ATGGGCATGACCGTCGCTCCGCTCGCCGACAAGGACCGCATCTTCACCAACGTCTATGGGTTCCAGCCCTGGAACCTGAAGGCGGCGCAGAAGCGCGGGGACTGGGACGATACCAAGACGCTGATGGCCATCGGCCAGGACGAGATCATCGAAGCGGTCAAGGCCTCGGGCCTGCGCGGCCGCGGCGGCGCCGGCTTCCCGACCGGCATGAAGTGGAGCTTCATGCCCAAGGAGCCGAGCGAGGGCCGGCCGAATTTCCTGGTCATCAACGCCGACGAGTCCGAGCCCGGCTCCTGCAAGGACCGCGAGATCATCCGCCACGATCCGCACAAGCTGATCGAAGGCGCGCTGATCGCCGGCTACGCCATGCGGGCGCGGGCCGCCTATATCTACATACGCGGCGAATTCATCCGCGAGGCGGAGACGCTCTTCGCCGCCGTGCAGGAAGCCTATGATTACGGCCTCCTCGGCAAGAACGCCGCCAAGTCCGGCTACGATTTCGACGTCTTCGTCCACCGCGGCGCCGGCGCCTATATCTGCGGCGAGGAAACCGCCTTGCTGGAGAGCTTGGAAGGCAAGCCGGGCAAGCCGCGCCTGAAGCCGCCTTTCCCGGCCGGCGCGGGCCTCTATGGCTGCCCGACCACGGTCAACAACGTCGAATCCATTGCCGTCGTCCCGACCATCCTCCGCCGCGGCGCGACCTGGTTCGCCAGCTTCGGCCGCGAGAAGAACGAGGGCACCAAGCTCTTCCAGATCTCCGGTCATGTGAACAAGCCCTGCGTGGTCGAGGAGTGCATGGGCATTCCCTTCCGCGAGCTGATCGACCGTCATGCGGGCGGCATCCGTGGCGGCTGGGACAACCTGCTCGCCGTCATCCCCGGAGGCTCCTCGGTCCCGCTCGTGCCCGCGCACGAGATCATGGACGCGCCGATGGACTTTGACGGCCTGCGCGACTTGAAGTCCGGCCTGGGCACCGCCGCCGTCATCGTCATGGACAAGTCGACCGACATCGTCCGCGCGATCAGCCGCATCTCCTATTTCTACAAGCACGAGAGTTGCGGCCAGTGCACGCCCTGCCGCGAGGGCACGGGCTGGATGTGGCGCGTGATGGAGCGCCTGCGCGAAGGCAATGCCGAGATCGGCGAGATCGACACCCTCCTCGATGTCACCAAGCAGGTCGAAGGCCACACCATCTGCGCCCTCGGCGACGCCGCCGCCTGGCCGATCCAAGGCCTCATCCGCCATTTCCGGCCGGAGATCGAGCGGCGCATCAACGAGAAGAACGGCGCCTCCATGATGGAGGCCGCGGAGTGA
- a CDS encoding NADH-quinone oxidoreductase subunit M: MLAVPMVAAIACLFLSAKGARWTALIATFIDLTLGILLWANYDIGGAQWQFVEHLDLFGRFAWALGIDGIALMLIMLTLFLMPICIGASWVSIEKRVPEYMAVFMLMEVLMLGVFMAQDIFLFYIFFEGGLIPMYLIIGIWGGKDRIYASYKFFLYTFLGSVLMLVAMMWMVNFAGTPYIPTLLETDFPVEAQTWLWLAFLASFAVKLPMWPVHTWLPDAHVQAPTAGSVILAGVLLKLGGYGFVRFSLPMFPEASAQFFWLVMILSLIAIVYTSLVALVQKDMKKLIAYSSVAHMAFVTIGLFAFNRQGMEGALIVMLSHGLVSGALFLCVGVIYDRLHTREIERYGGLSDNMPAYALLFLLFTMASIGLPGTSGFVGEFLSLMGAYEANSWVAFFATTGIILGACYMLYLYWRIAYGKLDKPDVAAMPDLSKREFFILAPIAAVVLWMGVYPESFLAPMRNDVAILLDRIERANPPGDAQLAMTSAAAPTGDSGTHDPEAGAH; encoded by the coding sequence ATGCTCGCCGTGCCGATGGTGGCGGCGATCGCCTGCCTGTTCCTCAGCGCCAAAGGCGCCCGCTGGACGGCGCTGATCGCGACTTTCATCGATCTCACGCTCGGCATCCTGCTCTGGGCGAATTACGACATTGGCGGGGCGCAGTGGCAGTTCGTCGAGCATCTCGACCTGTTCGGCCGCTTCGCCTGGGCGCTGGGCATCGACGGCATCGCCCTGATGCTGATCATGCTGACCCTGTTCCTGATGCCGATCTGCATCGGCGCGAGCTGGGTATCGATCGAGAAGCGCGTGCCCGAATATATGGCCGTCTTCATGCTGATGGAGGTGCTGATGCTCGGCGTCTTCATGGCGCAGGACATCTTCCTCTTCTACATCTTCTTCGAGGGCGGCCTGATCCCGATGTATCTCATCATCGGCATCTGGGGCGGCAAGGACAGGATCTACGCCAGCTACAAATTCTTCCTCTACACCTTCCTCGGATCGGTGCTGATGCTGGTCGCGATGATGTGGATGGTGAACTTCGCCGGCACCCCCTACATCCCGACCCTGCTGGAGACGGATTTCCCGGTCGAGGCGCAAACCTGGCTGTGGCTCGCCTTCCTGGCCTCCTTCGCGGTCAAGCTGCCGATGTGGCCGGTCCACACCTGGCTTCCCGACGCCCACGTCCAGGCGCCGACGGCGGGCTCGGTGATCCTCGCCGGCGTGCTGCTGAAGCTCGGCGGCTACGGCTTCGTCCGCTTCTCGCTGCCGATGTTCCCGGAGGCCTCGGCCCAGTTCTTCTGGCTGGTCATGATCCTCTCGCTGATCGCGATCGTCTACACCAGCCTCGTCGCGCTGGTGCAGAAGGACATGAAGAAGCTGATCGCCTACTCGTCGGTCGCGCACATGGCCTTCGTCACGATCGGCCTGTTCGCGTTCAACCGGCAGGGGATGGAGGGCGCGCTGATCGTCATGCTCAGCCACGGCCTCGTCTCGGGCGCCTTGTTCCTCTGCGTCGGCGTCATCTACGATCGCCTGCACACGCGCGAGATCGAGCGCTATGGCGGCCTCTCCGACAATATGCCGGCCTATGCGCTGCTGTTCCTGCTCTTCACCATGGCCTCGATCGGCCTGCCGGGCACCAGCGGCTTCGTCGGCGAGTTCCTGAGCCTGATGGGCGCTTACGAGGCGAACAGCTGGGTGGCCTTCTTCGCCACGACCGGCATCATCCTCGGCGCCTGCTACATGCTCTATCTCTACTGGCGCATCGCCTATGGGAAACTCGACAAGCCCGACGTCGCCGCCATGCCGGACCTCAGCAAGCGGGAGTTCTTCATCCTCGCGCCGATCGCCGCCGTCGTGCTGTGGATGGGCGTCTATCCGGAAAGCTTCCTGGCGCCGATGCGCAACGACGTCGCCATCCTTCTCGACAGGATCGAGCGCGCCAACCCTCCGGGCGACGCGCAACTCGCCATGACTTCCGCCGCAGCCCCGACCGGTGACAGCGGCACCCACGATCCCGAAGCCGGAGCGCACTAA
- the nuoL gene encoding NADH-quinone oxidoreductase subunit L — MIKLIVFLPLLAAIVAGLGNRALGNTLAKLITTGALFVSCALSWPIFIGFLSGSLTEYVEPVLTFIRSGDLVVDWALRVDALTAVMLVVVTTVSSLVHLYSWGYMAEDDSQPRFFAYLSLFTFAMLMLVTADNLVQMFFGWEGVGLASYLLIGFWYHKPSANAAAIKAFVVNRVGDFGFLLGILGTFLVFGTVSIPAILEAAPGMAGTTIGFLGARVDTMTLLCLLLFVGAMGKSAQLGLHTWLPDAMEGPTPVSALIHAATMVTAGVFMVCRLSPMFEASDTALAVVTFVGAATALFAATVGTVQNDIKRVIAYSTCSQLGYMFFAAGVGAYSAAMFHLFTHAFFKALLFLGAGSVIHAMHHEQDMRFYGGLRKSIPLTFWAMMAGTLAITGVGVLGVFGFAGFYSKDAIIEAAFASGTTVGSLAFFIGVFAALLTSFYSWRLMFLTFWGEPRWAASEHIQHALHGDEHDHPDDETAGAEPHVGDPGAKDIPTGTGGYHPHESPWTMLLPLGVLALGAIFAGFLFHAPFLEPVEGAAFWAGSLVFDAHFMEALHHVPLWVKLSPAVVMLLGLLIAYYAYIRDTSFPARFVSHFRILYAFLLHKWYFDEIYHFLFVRPAFWFGRLFWKKGDEGTIDRFGPDGAAALIVGGNKLTARLQSGYVYTYALVMLLGVAAATTWAMTR, encoded by the coding sequence ATGATAAAACTCATCGTCTTCCTGCCGCTTCTGGCGGCGATCGTCGCTGGACTGGGCAATCGGGCGCTCGGCAACACGCTCGCCAAGCTCATCACGACGGGCGCGCTGTTCGTGTCGTGCGCGCTCTCCTGGCCGATCTTCATCGGCTTCTTGAGCGGCAGCCTCACCGAATATGTCGAGCCGGTCCTGACGTTCATTCGCTCCGGCGACCTGGTCGTCGACTGGGCGCTGCGGGTCGACGCGCTGACCGCGGTGATGCTGGTCGTCGTCACCACCGTCTCCAGCCTCGTCCACCTCTACAGCTGGGGCTACATGGCGGAGGACGACAGCCAGCCGCGCTTCTTCGCCTATCTCTCGCTGTTCACCTTCGCGATGCTGATGCTGGTGACCGCCGACAATCTCGTCCAGATGTTCTTCGGCTGGGAAGGCGTCGGCCTCGCTTCCTACCTTCTCATCGGCTTCTGGTACCACAAGCCTTCGGCCAACGCGGCGGCAATCAAGGCGTTCGTCGTCAACCGCGTCGGCGATTTCGGCTTCCTGCTCGGCATCCTCGGCACCTTCCTGGTGTTCGGCACGGTGTCGATCCCGGCGATCCTCGAGGCCGCGCCGGGCATGGCGGGGACGACGATCGGCTTCCTCGGCGCGCGCGTCGACACCATGACCCTGCTCTGCCTGCTGCTGTTCGTCGGCGCGATGGGCAAGTCGGCGCAGCTCGGCCTCCACACCTGGCTTCCGGACGCGATGGAGGGCCCGACCCCGGTCTCCGCCCTCATCCATGCGGCGACCATGGTCACCGCCGGCGTGTTCATGGTCTGCCGCCTCTCGCCGATGTTCGAGGCGAGCGACACCGCGCTTGCCGTCGTGACCTTCGTCGGCGCCGCCACCGCCCTGTTCGCGGCGACGGTCGGAACGGTCCAGAACGACATCAAGCGGGTCATCGCCTATTCGACCTGCTCGCAATTGGGCTACATGTTCTTCGCGGCCGGGGTCGGCGCCTATTCGGCGGCAATGTTTCACCTCTTCACCCACGCCTTCTTCAAGGCCCTGCTGTTCCTCGGCGCCGGCTCGGTCATCCACGCGATGCACCATGAGCAGGACATGCGCTTTTACGGCGGCCTCAGGAAATCCATCCCGCTCACCTTCTGGGCGATGATGGCCGGCACCCTCGCCATCACCGGCGTGGGCGTGCTGGGCGTGTTCGGCTTCGCCGGCTTCTATTCCAAGGACGCGATCATCGAGGCGGCGTTCGCCAGCGGCACGACGGTCGGCAGCCTCGCCTTCTTCATCGGCGTGTTCGCCGCCCTTCTCACCAGCTTCTACAGCTGGCGGCTCATGTTCCTCACCTTCTGGGGCGAGCCGCGCTGGGCCGCGTCAGAGCATATCCAGCACGCGCTCCATGGCGACGAGCATGATCACCCGGACGACGAAACGGCGGGCGCCGAGCCCCATGTCGGCGATCCGGGCGCGAAGGATATCCCCACCGGCACCGGCGGCTATCATCCGCACGAGAGCCCGTGGACGATGCTGCTTCCGCTGGGCGTCCTCGCCCTCGGCGCCATCTTCGCCGGCTTCCTCTTCCACGCGCCCTTCCTGGAGCCGGTGGAAGGCGCCGCGTTCTGGGCCGGCAGCCTGGTCTTCGATGCCCACTTCATGGAGGCGCTGCACCACGTCCCGCTGTGGGTGAAGCTCTCACCCGCCGTGGTGATGCTGCTGGGACTGCTGATCGCCTATTATGCCTATATCCGCGACACGTCGTTCCCCGCGCGCTTCGTCAGCCACTTCCGGATCCTCTACGCCTTCCTGCTGCACAAATGGTATTTCGACGAGATCTACCATTTCCTGTTCGTCCGTCCGGCCTTCTGGTTCGGCCGCCTGTTCTGGAAGAAGGGCGATGAGGGCACGATCGACCGCTTCGGCCCCGATGGCGCCGCGGCCCTGATCGTCGGCGGCAACAAGCTCACCGCCCGGCTCCAGTCCGGCTATGTCTATACCTATGCGCTGGTGATGCTCCTCGGCGTCGCCGCCGCCACCACCTGGGCGATGACCCGATGA
- the nuoK gene encoding NADH-quinone oxidoreductase subunit NuoK: protein MIGLGHFLAVGAILFVLGVFGIFLNRKNVIIILMAIELILLAVNINLVAFSAYLGDMVGQVFAMFVLTVAAGEAAIGLAILVIYFRGRGTIAVDDIHQMKG, encoded by the coding sequence ATGATCGGTCTCGGTCATTTCCTCGCGGTCGGCGCGATCCTGTTCGTGCTCGGCGTGTTCGGCATCTTCCTCAACCGAAAGAACGTCATCATCATCCTGATGGCGATCGAGCTCATCCTGCTCGCCGTGAACATCAACCTCGTCGCCTTCTCGGCCTATCTCGGCGACATGGTCGGCCAGGTGTTCGCCATGTTCGTGCTGACCGTGGCGGCGGGCGAGGCGGCGATCGGCCTCGCCATCCTCGTCATCTACTTCCGCGGCCGCGGCACGATCGCGGTCGACGACATTCATCAGATGAAGGGGTGA
- a CDS encoding NADH-quinone oxidoreductase subunit J, translating to MIQTLVFYLFATIVIAAGVMTIASRNPVHSVLWLILAFFNAAGLMLLVGAEFIAMLLVIVYVGAVAVLFLFVVMMLDIDFAELRAGFAKYLPFGTLLALVLLAEIIFAVAAWNAGGIEVSAKAAPTDPNVPNIELLGTVLYTRYLYVFEGAGLVLLVAMVGAIVLTQRTRRGTRPQNISAQNRRRPEDAIRNIEQPVGQGVEL from the coding sequence TTGATCCAGACGCTAGTCTTCTATCTGTTTGCGACCATCGTCATCGCCGCGGGCGTGATGACGATCGCGAGCCGGAATCCGGTGCACAGCGTGCTCTGGCTGATCCTCGCCTTCTTCAACGCGGCGGGGCTGATGCTGCTGGTCGGCGCCGAGTTCATCGCGATGCTGCTCGTCATCGTCTATGTCGGCGCGGTCGCCGTACTCTTCCTGTTCGTCGTGATGATGCTCGACATCGATTTCGCCGAGCTTCGCGCCGGGTTCGCCAAATATCTGCCGTTCGGCACGCTGCTGGCCCTCGTCCTTCTTGCCGAGATCATCTTCGCCGTCGCGGCGTGGAACGCGGGTGGCATCGAGGTCTCCGCCAAGGCGGCGCCGACCGACCCGAACGTGCCCAATATCGAGTTGCTCGGCACCGTTCTCTACACCCGCTATCTCTACGTTTTCGAAGGTGCGGGCCTCGTCCTGCTGGTCGCGATGGTCGGCGCCATCGTTCTCACTCAGCGCACGCGCCGCGGCACCCGCCCGCAGAACATCTCGGCTCAGAACCGCCGCCGGCCCGAGGACGCGATACGCAATATCGAACAGCCCGTGGGGCAGGGGGTGGAGCTGTGA
- the nuoN gene encoding NADH-quinone oxidoreductase subunit NuoN: protein MGHSLALTLPEIILTLAALALLMVSAYAGDKSARAATWLALAALLGAALFVPGVFDEGGVGFDGLFIADSFAAFAKILVYIAAAVSLIAAAGWFRRDGVYRAEYPVLILLSAVGMGMMVSAGDLLTLYVGLELLSLASYVLAAFQRKDTRSAEAGLKYFVLGALASGILLYGISLLYGFTGSTLFDAIAVAISRGGLSNGELFGIVFVLAGIAFKVSAVPFHMWTPDVYEGAPTPVAAFFASAPKVAAVALLVRVVIEAMGPATDAWRQIIIFMALASTILGGVAAISQPNIKRLLAYSSINNIGFILIGLAAGTREGVASVLFYLAVYIAMTLGAFLCVQRMRDAEGRPVETIASLSGLSRTNPALAAAFATFMFSLAGVPPLFGFWPKFLVFTAAVEANLTWLAAVGIATSVIGAFYYLMIVKTMYMDEPAPAYEKSRDRAEGVLIALAALFVSPLGYLAIPMMDAATLNAAGALF, encoded by the coding sequence ATGGGTCACAGTCTCGCCCTGACGCTTCCCGAAATCATCCTCACCCTCGCCGCGCTGGCGCTGCTGATGGTCTCCGCCTATGCGGGCGACAAGTCGGCCCGGGCCGCGACCTGGCTCGCGCTGGCGGCCCTGCTCGGTGCCGCCCTGTTCGTGCCGGGCGTGTTCGATGAGGGAGGGGTAGGCTTCGACGGTCTGTTCATCGCCGACAGCTTCGCCGCCTTCGCCAAGATACTGGTCTATATCGCGGCTGCCGTGTCGCTGATCGCGGCCGCCGGCTGGTTCCGGCGCGACGGCGTCTACCGCGCCGAATATCCGGTGCTCATCCTGCTCTCCGCGGTCGGCATGGGCATGATGGTCTCCGCCGGCGACCTCCTCACCCTCTATGTCGGGCTGGAGCTGCTGAGCCTCGCCTCCTATGTCCTCGCCGCTTTCCAGCGGAAGGACACGCGCTCGGCCGAGGCGGGCCTCAAATATTTCGTGCTCGGCGCGCTTGCCAGCGGCATCCTGCTCTACGGCATCTCGCTGCTCTACGGCTTCACCGGATCGACCCTGTTCGACGCCATAGCCGTGGCGATCAGCCGTGGCGGCCTCTCGAATGGTGAGTTGTTCGGCATCGTCTTCGTCCTCGCGGGCATCGCCTTCAAGGTTAGCGCCGTCCCCTTCCACATGTGGACTCCCGACGTCTACGAGGGCGCCCCGACCCCGGTCGCCGCCTTCTTCGCCAGCGCTCCCAAGGTGGCCGCCGTCGCCCTGCTAGTCCGCGTCGTCATCGAGGCGATGGGCCCGGCGACCGACGCCTGGCGCCAGATCATCATCTTCATGGCCCTGGCCTCGACGATCCTCGGCGGTGTCGCCGCCATCAGCCAACCCAACATCAAGCGGCTGCTGGCCTATTCGTCGATCAACAATATCGGCTTCATCCTGATTGGCCTCGCCGCCGGGACCCGCGAGGGCGTGGCCTCGGTGCTCTTCTACCTCGCCGTCTATATCGCCATGACCCTGGGCGCCTTCCTCTGCGTGCAGCGGATGCGCGACGCCGAGGGCCGTCCGGTCGAGACGATCGCGTCTCTCTCCGGCCTGTCGCGCACCAACCCGGCGCTGGCCGCGGCCTTCGCGACCTTCATGTTCAGCCTGGCCGGCGTGCCGCCGCTGTTCGGCTTCTGGCCGAAATTCCTGGTCTTCACCGCCGCCGTCGAGGCGAACCTCACCTGGCTTGCCGCCGTCGGCATCGCCACCTCGGTGATTGGCGCCTTCTATTATCTGATGATCGTCAAGACGATGTACATGGACGAGCCGGCGCCCGCCTATGAGAAGAGCCGCGACCGCGCGGAGGGTGTGCTGATCGCCCTGGCGGCGCTGTTCGTGTCTCCGCTCGGCTATCTGGCGATCCCGATGATGGACGCAGCGACCCTGAACGCGGCGGGAGCGCTGTTCTAA
- the nuoI gene encoding NADH-quinone oxidoreductase subunit NuoI, whose translation MIAHWIKSFTLWEFVKAHWLTLRYFFRPKATINYPYEKNPISPRFRGEHALRRYPNGEERCIACKLCEAVCPALAITIEAEPREDGSRRTTRYDIDMTKCIYCGFCQEACPVDAIVEGPNFEFSTETREELLYDKAKLLANGDKWERAIAANLAADAPYR comes from the coding sequence ATGATCGCGCATTGGATCAAATCCTTCACCCTCTGGGAGTTCGTGAAGGCGCATTGGCTGACCCTGAGATATTTCTTCAGGCCCAAGGCGACGATCAACTACCCTTACGAGAAGAACCCGATCTCGCCCCGCTTCCGCGGCGAGCATGCGCTGCGCCGTTATCCCAACGGCGAGGAGCGCTGCATCGCGTGCAAGCTGTGCGAGGCGGTGTGCCCGGCGCTGGCGATCACGATCGAGGCCGAACCGCGCGAGGACGGCAGCCGCCGCACCACGCGCTACGACATCGACATGACCAAGTGCATCTACTGCGGCTTCTGCCAGGAAGCCTGCCCGGTGGATGCCATCGTCGAGGGGCCGAACTTCGAATTTTCGACCGAAACGCGCGAGGAGCTGCTCTACGACAAGGCGAAGCTGCTCGCCAACGGCGACAAGTGGGAGCGGGCGATTGCGGCGAACCTTGCCGCCGATGCGCCCTACCGTTAA